From the genome of Strigops habroptila isolate Jane chromosome 17, bStrHab1.2.pri, whole genome shotgun sequence, one region includes:
- the TECTA gene encoding alpha-tectorin isoform X2, protein MESLYPFWQNDTKTPKVDDGSSPEIKISVPFIFFGAPYRSVYVNNNGVISFNALVSQFTPEAFPLTDGRAFVAPFWADVHNGIRGEIYYRESTDPELLRRASKDIRKHFKDMSSFSATWIFIVTWEEVTFYGGSSTTPVNTFQAVLITDGLSSFALFNYHEISWTTGTASGGDPLTGLGGVMAQAGFNGGNITNFFSIPGSRTPDIVNIEETTNVNIPGRWAFKIDGREIDPANGCSLRGQFLRQGEIFWDNANCTTKCRCLDFNNEIFCQEMACGPYEACEPKTKFFQCVPVESSTCVVFGDPHYHTFDGFLFHFQGSCSYLLTRQCWPGSQLPYFNVEAKNENRGGSSVSWLRDIFVEVYSHKIVLPKGSFGKAKVDDLVVSLPISLELGAIKVYQSGLSTALETDFGLLVTYDGQHYASVSVPGSYINATCGLCGNYNKDPEDDALRSDGRLATSVPELGESWQVPHPERKCSSGCLENCSLCDAAAESLYFTSEYCGFINKSGGPLWECSAVVDPTAFVHSCVYDLCGARDNGTGLCQAIQAYAAVCQGLGISVGEWRTQTGCMTAVQCPELSHYSVCASSCPATCSDLTAPLACASPCAEGCECNEGHVLSTDRCVPIHKCGCDVDGRYYAIGESFWAVADCTVECQCEDGGEAKCFNRTCPEGEVCAIENGYRGCYPKRETLCLVGQNQVLQTFDGVAFPYPLENSYTLLKTCAEKPDFIEVDISQKKPGSAPNGPRVVRVQVVGQEVKIGGTSLSEIKVNGYDMELPYFHPSGRLEIYRSDNGTVMESEGLLAIAYYDSGLLEIRLSTTYFNCTGGLCGFFNGNASDEFCLPKGKCTDNLELFLESWTTFDEICNGECGDLLKACNNDSELLKSYRSRSNCGIINDPTNSSFLECHSVVNVSAYYRTCLFRLCQSGGNLSELCDSVARYASACKNAEVDVGQWRSHSFCPLTCPENSHFEECMSCVETCETLATGPVCTETCAEGCQCNEGFALRNNRCVPRGECGCNFEGRQLATNQTFWMDIACHFLCYCNGSDNSVYCENVSCKDDEYCLEENGLYYCHVRTDASCIISGYGHYLTFDGYSFDFQSSCALVLCTTIAWPRAERSDTFPAFTVTAKNEDRDTSLALWVKQVEVEVFNYNIVIHRAYKYTVLVNDERLYLPLKLGQGKVNIFAFGFHIVVETDFGLKVVYDWKTFLSVTIPRGFQNLTYGLCGRYNGNPEDDLVAAGGAPAASITDFVQSWVKRDAFCRVGCGDRCPACGKVEGFWKPQQLCSLIPSQSGVFAKCHSKISPSFFYKNCLFDTCVDGGAMQTACSWLQNYASTCQTQGIAITGWRNFTSCSVSCPPNSHYESCVSLCQPRCAAIRLKSDCSHYCVEGCQCDPGYVLNGKSCILPHNCGCYSDGKYYEPKQLFWNGDCTRRCRCFRRNLIQCDPRHCKSDEECGLRNGVRGCFSTRSSFCLAAGGGVFRTFDGAFLRFPANCAFVLSTICQKLPDFSFQLIINFDKWSSPNLTIISPVYFYINEEQILISDRNTVKVNGSQVSIPFITGLSTKIFSQEGFLVIDSSPDIQIRYNGFNVIKITIGERLQNKVCGLCGNFNGDRTDDYATLRGKPAVSSVVLAQSWKTNGMQKSCNELQYSQYTASCDNVQIQELQSDSYCLKLTDMKGFFQPCYGLLDPLPFYESCFLDGCYNHKKVQLCGSLAAYGEACRTFGILGTEWIEKENC, encoded by the exons ATGGAGAGTCTGTATCCGTTCTGGCAGAACGACACCAAAACGCCCAAAGTGGATGATGGAAGCTCTCCTGAGATCAAGATCTCCGTCCCGTTCATCTTCTTTGGAGCCCCGTACAGGAGCGTTTAT GTCAACAACAACGGGGTGATCTCCTTCAACGCACTCGTCAGCCAGTTCACACCAGAAGCCTTCCCCTTGACGGACGGACGGGCCTTCGTCGCGCCCTTCTGGGCTGATGTGCACAATGGCATCCGGGGGGAAATCTACTACAGAGAGAGCACGGACCCCGAGCTGCTGAGGAGAGCCTCCAAAGACATCCGCAAGCACTTCAAGGACATGTCCTCTTTCTCTGCCACCTGGATCTTCATCGTCACCTGGGAGGAAGTCACTTTCTATGGAGGAAGCAGCACGACTCCG GTGAACACTTTCCAAGCTGTCCTCATCACAGACGGACTGTCGTCTTTTGCCTTATTTAACTACCATGAAATCAGCTGGACCACGGGGACAGCCAGTGGAGGGGACCCCCTAACTGGTCTTGGCGGGGTGATGGCCCAG GCTGGCTTTAATGGTGGAAATATCACCAACTTCTTCAGCATCCCAGGCTCCAGAACCCCAGACATAGTCAATATTGAAGAAACAACCAACGTTAACATCCCCGGACGCTGGGCTTTCAAAATAGATGGCAGAGAAATAGATCCAGCCAATGGCTGCAGCCTGAGAG GACAGTTTCTCCGTCAAGGGGAGATATTCTGGGACAACGCCAACTGCACCACCAAGTGCCGCTGCCTGGACTTCAACAATGAGATCTTCTGCCAGGAGATGGCTTGCGGCCCCTATGAAGCATGCGAGCCGAAGACCAAGTTCTTCCAGTGCGTGCCGGTGGAGAGCAGCACCTGCGTGGTGTTCGGAGATCCACATTACCACACCTTCGATGGCTTCCTCTTTCACTTCCAGGGTTCCTGCTCCTACCTCCTCACCAGGCAGTGCTGGCCAGGCTCCCAGCTGCCCTACTTCAACGTGGAGGCCAAGAACGAGAATCGAGGCGGCTCCTCCGTCTCCTGGCTGAGGGATATATTTGTGGAGGTCTACTCGCACAAGATCGTCCTCCCCAAGGGCAGCTTTGGGAAAGCAAAG GTGGATGACTtggtggtgtccctgcctatcTCTTTGGAACTGGGTGCAATAAAAGTCTACCAAAGCGGCTTGTCCACAGCCTTGGAGACTGACTTTGGTTTGCTGGTAACCTATGATGGACAACATTATGCCTCCGTCTCCGTTCCGGGCTCATATATCAACGCCACGTGCGGTCTGTGTGGCAATTACAATAAAGACCCCGAGGATGATGCCCTGCGCTCAGACGGGAGGTTGGCCACATCCGTGCCGGAGTTGGGCGAGAGCTGGCAAGTGCCACATCCCGAGCGGAAGTGCTCATCCGGGTGCTTggagaactgcagcctgtgcgatgctgctgctgaatcgCTCTATTTCACCTCCGAATACTGTGGATTCATCAACAAGAGTGGTGGGCCTCTGTGGGAGTGCAGCGCTGTTGTGGACCCCACTGCCTTCGTCCACAGCTGCGTCTATGACCTCTGCGGTGCTCGGGATAACGGCACTGGCCTGTGCCAAGCCATCCAGGCATATGCCGCCGTGTGCCAGGGACTGGGAATCTCGGTGGGAGAGTGGCGCACCCAGACGGGATGCA TGACGGCTGTGCAGTGCCCGGAGCTCAGCCACTACTCGGTGTGTGCCAGTAGCTGCCCTGCCACGTGTTCAGACCTCACTGCCCCGCTGGCCTGTGCTTCCCCATGTGCCGAGGGCTGCGAGTGCAATGAGGGCCACGTCCTCAGCACCGACCGCTGCGTCCCCATACACAAGTGCGGCTGCGACGTGGACGGCCGGTACTACGCCATCGGGGAGTCTTTCTGGGCAGTGGCAGACTGCACCGTGGAGTGCCAATGCGAGGACGGCGGCGAGGCCAAGTGCTTTAACAGGACCTGTCCTGAAGGAGAGGTCTGCGCCATTGAGAACGGCTACCGGGGCTGCTATCCCAAGCGGGAGACCCTGTGCTTGGTGGGGCAGAACCAAGTGCTGCAGACATTTGATGGCGTTGCTTTTCCCTATCCACTGGAGAACTCCTACACGCTGCTCAAAACCTGCGCGGAGAAACCGGACTTCATCGAGGTGGACATCAGCCAGAAGAAGCCTGGATCTGCTCCCAATGGGCCACGTGTTGTGCGGGTCCAGGTGGTCGGTCAAGAGGTGAAGATTGGAGGCACCAGCCTGTCGGAGATCAAG GTAAATGGTTATGACATGGAGCTGCCTTATTTCCACCCCTCTGGCCGCCTGGAAATCTACCGTAGTGACAACGGCACCGTGATGGAGTCGGAGGGGCTCCTGGCCATTGCCTACTATGATTCAGGCCTCCTGGAGATCCGCCTCTCCACCACCTACTTCAACTGCACTGGAGGCCTGTGCGGCTTCTTCAATGGCAACGCCAGCGATGAATTCTGCCTGCCCAAGGGCAAGTGCACGGACAACCTGGAGCTCTTCCTGGAGAGCTGGACCACGTTTGATGAGATCTGCAATGGGGAGTGCGGGGACCTCCTCAAGGCTTGCAACAACGACTCGGAGCTGCTCAAGTCCTACAGGAGCCGCTCCAACTGCGGCATCATCAACGACCCCACCAACAGCTCCTTCCTGGAGTGTCACAGTGTGGTCAACGTCTCGGCCTACTACAGGACGTGCCTCTTCCGTCTGTGCCAGAGCGGGGGCAACCTGTCGGAGCTGTGTGACTCGGTGGCACGCTATGCCAGCGCCTGCAAGAACGCCGAGGTGGATGTTGGCCAGTGGAGGAGCCACAGCTTTTGCC CTCTCACCTGCCCGGAGAACAGCCATTTCGAGGAGTGCAtgagctgtgtggagacctgTGAGACCCTGGCCACGGGCCCTGTGTGCACGGAGACCTGCGCAGAGGGCTGCCAGTGCAACGAGGGCTTCGCCCTGCGCAACAACCGCTGCGTTCCCCGTGGTGAGTGTGGCTGCAACTTCGAGGGGCGCCAGCTGGCCACCAACCAGACCTTCTGGATGGACATCGCCTGCCACTTCCTCTGCTACTGCAATGGCTCCGACAACAGCGTCTACTGCGAGAACGTCTCCTGCAAGGACGATGAGTATTGCCTGGAGGAGAATGGCCTCTACTACTGCCACGTCCGCACTGACGCCTCCTGCATCATCTCCGGCTACGGACACTACCTGACTTTTGATGGCTACTCCTTCGACTTCCAGAGCAGTTGTGCGTTGGTCCTGTGCACCACCATTGCCTGGCCAAGGGCAGAGCGCTCGGACACATTCCCAGCGTTCACTGTCACAGCCAAGAATGAGGATCGGGACACGTCTCTGGCTCTGTGGGTGAAACAAGTCGAAGTGGAGGTCTTCAATTACAACATCGTCATCCACCGTGCCTACAAATATACTGTGCTG GTCAATGATGAACGTCTCTACCTGCCCCTGAAGCTGGGCCAGGGCAAAGTAAACATCTTTGCCTTTGGTTTTCATATCGTGGTCGAGACTGACTTCGGGCTGAAGGTGGTGTACGACTGGAAGACCTTCCTTTCTGTTACCATCCCACGTGGCTTCCAGAACCTCACCTATGGCCTCTGTGGCCGCTACAATGGCAATCCCGAGGATGAcctggtggctgcaggaggtgcaCCAGCTGCCAGCATCACTGACTTCGTCCAGAGCTGGGTGAAGCGGGACGCATTCTGCCGTGTGGGCTGTGGTGACCGTTGTCCTGCCTGCGGGAAGGTGGAAGGCTTCTGGaaaccccagcagctctgcagcctcatCCCGAGCCAAAGCGGTGTCTTCGCCAAATGCCACAGCAAGATCAGCCCCAGCTTCTTCTACAAGAACTGTCTCTTTGACACTTGTGTCGATGGGGGAGCCATGCAAACAGcctgcagctggctgcagaATTACGCCAGCACGTGCCAAACACAGGGCATTGCCATCACTGGCTGGAGGAACTTCACCTCATGCT CCGTCAGCTGTCCCCCCAACAGCCACTACGAGAGCTGTgtgtccctgtgccagccccGGTGCGCTGCCATCCGGCTGAAGAGTGACTGCAGCCACTACTGCGTGGAGGGATGCCAGTGTGACCCCGGGTACGTCCTCAATGGCAAGAGCTGCATCCTTCCCCACAACTGTGGCTGCTACTCTGATGGCAAATACTATGAG CCCAAGCAGCTCTTCTGGAACGGGGACTGCACCCGCCGGTGCCGCTGCTTCCGACGCAACCTCATCCAGTGCGACCCGCGGCACTGCAAGTCTGACGAGGAGTGCGGGCTGCGCAACGGCGTGCGCGGCTGCTTCAGCACCCGCAGCTCCTTCTGCCTGGCTGCGGGAGGGGGTGTCTTCCGCACCTTCGACGGGGCCTTCCTGCGCTTCCCCGCCAACTGCGCCTTCGTCCTCTCCACCATCTGCCAGAAGCTGCCCGACTTCTCCTTCCAGCTCATCATCAACTTTGACAAGTGGTCCTCGCCCAACCTCACCATCATCTCGCCTGTGTACTTCTACATCAACGAGGAGCAGATCCTCATCAGTGACAGGAATACGGTCAAG GTGAACGGCAGCCAAGTGAGCATCCCTTTCATCACGGGGCTTTCCACCAAGATCTTTAGCCAGGAGGGCTTCCTGGTCATCGACTCCAGCCCCGACATCCAGATCCGCTACAACGGCTTCAACGTCATCAAAATCACCATCGGGGAGCGGCTGCAGAACAAGGTGTGCGGCCTCTGCGGCAACTTCAACGGCGACCGGACGGACGACTACGCGACGCTGCGGGGGAAGCCGGCGGTCAGCAGCGTGGTGCTGGCGCAGAGCTGGAAAACCAACGGCATGCAGAAGAG CTGCAACGAGCTGCAGTACTCGCAGTACACCGCCTCCTGCGACAACGTCCAgatccaggagctgcagagcgACAGCTACTGCCTGAAGCTGACCGACATGAAAGGCTTCTTCCAGCCCTGCTACGGCCTCCTGGACCCCTTGCCCTTTTACGAGTCCTGCTTTCTGGATGGCTGCTACAACCACAAGAAGGTCCAGCTATGCGGCTCGCTGGCTGCTTACGGCGAGGCGTGCCGCACCTTCGGCATCCTGGGCACCGAGTGGATCGAGAAGGAGAATTGCT GA